One window from the genome of Oryctolagus cuniculus chromosome 1, mOryCun1.1, whole genome shotgun sequence encodes:
- the LOC100337692 gene encoding NUT family member 2G-like, translating to MIPHPGTSTSLFTLLPFPQPTHGPAPQPPWGQPPPPLLNAAFPPGSRLVLPAAFPRMPMVAGDGGSGPTGAGNVHIIFQLRTGGQPVEPPHSQTLVYNQTRISLNAPGGLCGPGQNSAPIAVPGSSLQATVPAPPMVGTQASQGGWPLGCPPPAPPPAAQLAPMVFPANNGPPPQGADRERILPTPKAQASPDNPCSSTSVYENFRRWQHFKALARRLLPQSPDTEALSCFLIPVLRTLAQRRPTMPLEEGLRFALREWQHKSNFDRMIFYEMAEKFMEFEEEEEMQMQKLEWMKGKPCQPPPVSPPLLPQGPPAPVAVQQPGCAPRKASSKALPACPVPPRHQGPQDRTPKEIPPEAVKEYMEIMDTLLGPTPLSLEPPDGHPEEDTDENEGSYPDPEMLSYIDHLCSQVDFVTKAEAIIHPRFLEELLSPDPQLDLTALSKELEKEEGLTAGQVMAKHCSLKEDGAMGATPSHGVPLLNPSNSESGPQQSAESDNQGPRLGARAECFSRSMSSQDLQRHAVPDTPLCRPEVNAVFSGHRECPSLGATEDARSFRGGPSVGGSHTPLDNSSENEEELPSLSFLLASQHHLLPLGFAGSEASAEDLPCLGAGNPCRAPKPLSTHGRDPRGPLPHAAKSRKQALQGGQGPAKKKPCPVPQLRASAGQAQALGCMGNSQAQKRKGDHLVTRRRKKHHSAH from the exons ATGATCCCGCACCCAGGCACCTCCACGTCTCTCTTCACACTGCTGCCCTTTCCCCAACCTACCCACGGCCCCGCACCCCAGCCACCCTGGGGGcagcctcctccacccctcctgaATGCCGCATTCCCTCCAGGCAGCCGCCTCGTgctgcctgctgctttccccaggatgCCCATGGTGGCAGGAGATGGTGGCTCTGGCCCAACTGGGGCTGGGAATGTCCACATCATATTCCAGTTGAGGACAGGAGGGCAGCCAGTGGAGCCCCCCCACTCTCAGACCTTGGTCTACAACCAAACCCGAATCAGCCTGAATGCTCCAGGAGGCCTCTGTGGGCCAGGGCAGAACTCTGCTCCCATAGCAGTGCCCGGGTCTTCCCTGCAGGCAACAGTGCCTGCACCTCCCATGGTGGGAACCCAGGCCAGTCaggggggctggcctctgggctgCCCTCCTCCAGCTCCACCACCAGCTGCCCAGCTGGCCCCGATGGTCTTCCCAGCAAACAACGGGCCACCACCACAAGGGGCAGACAGGGAGCGCATCCTGCCTACTCCCAAGGCCCAAGCCTCACCAGACAACCCCTGCAGCTCCACCAGCGTCTACGAGAACTTCCGGCGCTGGCAGCACTTCAAGGCCCTGGCCCGGAGGCTCTTGCCCCAGAGCCCTGACACAGAAGCTCTGTCCTGCTTCCTCAT CCCCGTGCTGCGGACCCTGGCCCAGCGGAGGCCCACCATGCCGCTGGAGGAGGGCCTGCGGTTTGCCTTGCGCGAATGGCAGCACAAGAGCAACTTCGACCGCATGATCTTCTACGAGATGGCAGAAAA GTTCATGGAgtttgaggaagaggaggagatgcAGATGCAGAAGCTGGAGTGGATGAAGGGGAAACCTTGCCAGCCCCCACCGGTCTCACCACCACTGCTTCCTcaagggcccccagcccctgtggctgtCCAGCAGCCAG GGTGTGCCCCCAGGAAAGCCAGCTCCaaggccctgcctgcctgtccagTGCCACCCAGACACCAGGGGCCTCAGGACAGGACACCCAAGGAGATCCCGCCAGAGGCCGTGAAGGAGTACATGGAAATCATGGACACGTTGCTGGGGCCAACACCCTTGTCCTTGGAGCCTCCCGATGGCCACCCAGAAGAGGACACAGATGAGAATGAGGGGTCATACCCGGACCCAGAAATGCTGTCCTACATTGACCATCTATGCTCCCAAGTGGATTTTGTCACCAAG GCGGAGGCCATCATTCACCCCAGATTCCTGGAAGAACTGCTTTCCCCAGATCCACAGCTGGACCTCACGGCCCTGTCCAAGGagctggagaaggaggaagggctgACTGCTGGCCAG GTGATGGCGAAGCACTGCTCCTTGAAAGAGGATGGGGCCATGGGGGCCACCCCCAGTCATGGTGTGCCCCTACTGAACCCCAGCAATTCTGAATCTGGACCCCAACAAAGTGCAGAGAGTGACAACCAGGGCCCCCGccttggggccagagctgagtgCTTCTCCCGGTCGATGTCTTCCCAAGACCTGCAGAGACATGCTGTCCCAGACACCCCCCTGTGCAGGCCTGAGGTTAATGCTGTCTTTAGTGGACATCGGGAGTGTCCCTCACTGGGGGCCACCGAAGATGCCAGGAGTTTCAGAGGAGGACCCTCTGTTGGGGGCTCGCACACACCATTGGACAACTCCAGTGAGAACGAGGAGGAACTTCCcagtctctccttcctcctggcctcccagcaccacctgctgcccttgGGCTTTGCAGGGAGCGAGGCCTCTGCTGAAGACCTGCCCTGCCTTGGAGCTGGGAATCCTTGCAGAGCACCAAAACCCCTGTCTACCCACGGAAGGGACCCTAGGGGACCCCTCCCACATGCTGCAAAGTCCAGGAAGCAAGCTCTCCAGGGAGGCCAGGGCCCTGCAAAAAAGAAGCCCTGCCCAGTGCCTCAGCTCAGGGCTTCTGCAGGGCaggcccaggctctgggctgtATGGGAAACTCCCAGGCTCAGAAGAGGAAAGGTGACCACTTGGtcaccaggaggaggaagaagcatcATTCAGCCCACTAG